One segment of Haliotis asinina isolate JCU_RB_2024 chromosome 12, JCU_Hal_asi_v2, whole genome shotgun sequence DNA contains the following:
- the LOC137258549 gene encoding sulfoquinovosidase-like, with the protein MKVLACLVLVYMSVGFMDGRLLVEEDKNTVVIFSGELKIELWKDPYHMAVYDNMTGKSIVTERSDKGHRLGYGRWVGEYFHIYEGYLWRLGEIVEWYEATSLVSVSYGSNDVTAYIATDDPKNKTIELRLYDLRQRQLSFSFIIPDESMNRVRWTLDTPDSQHEGFYGFGERFNSLNQRLYKVGCWTQDGSFSIGKLFPDFRFPGGESSTYVPMPLFLSTKGYGFQMDTTYRVEFEFSHVYIAEIQIESNIFAATLFGGHNVRDSFNRIIETNGRSLIPPKWAFGPWNQLDDEVAGVNISQRTQDMLFKYDIPFSMNVNTMHFLPGGVNESQYPQILARNEKLLDMGVPSTAYFNPMVETSYGNTYMEGAAKGYFTKNETGDPYQFLYIAAHIFRVSQVDFTNPAAITWYQGLLQQGMDLQFKGWMYDYGEYTPSNSINSLNQSGLESHNQYPLLYQKACFDHLTANNTPGSPYAPDYVYYVRSGYTGSQKYTWAHWTGDPSSDWSRGSGMIAQMKGSLNIGISGMPFSGSDIGGFEWYTTRAPSLELWVRWTQLGAFSGLMHEQGGGTGIGAKTHIFDTPVGTQLWRKFAKLRTQLFPYIYTQAHIAHETGLPLMRAHILEFYDDPEALLPEDQYMFGDSILVAPILDENLTGRAVYLPKGETWIDISSNMTYDESDGRFRIGQSEPLEGGKFVTMSAPLDTIPLLVRAGTIIPAFDPRVQVLRTAPHPNVTGYDEIKTLYLWVWPTSTDTSSGHDWQGNTFSTSPMSLSAGKGIDVALNVTSPNYDTVICQIAINGGRSVNTVTVAGGGPSLTEVSTWQALVDDATAVGVWTFDAQRHILWIKDTTKPVLINALYTE; encoded by the coding sequence ATGAAAGTACTCGCATGCCTTGTACTCGTCTACATGAGCGTGGGGTTCATGGACGGCAGGCTCCTCGTCGAAGAAGACAAAAATACAGTTGTCATTTTCTCCGGAGAGTTAAAGATTGAGTTATGGAAAGACCCGTATCACATGGCTGTGTATGACAACATGACAGGGAAGTCTATTGTTACTGAACGTTCTGATAAAGGACATCGTCTTGGTTATGGAAGGTGGGTCGGGGAATATTTCCACATCTATGAAGGTTATTTATGGAGACTGGGAGAAATCGTGGAATGGTACGAGGCCACCAGCCTTGTTTCGGTTAGTTACGGCTCCAACGACGTCACGGCATACATCGCTACCGACGATCCGAAGAACAAAACAATTGAGCTGAGACTGTACGACCTTCGTCAAAGACAGCTGTCCTTCTCCTTCATAATACCCGACGAGTCCATGAACAGAGTGAGGTGGACATTAGACACCCCTGACAGCCAACACGAAGGATTCTATGGGTTTGGTGAGCGCTTCAACTCTCTGAATCAAAGGTTATACAAGGTCGGATGTTGGACGCAGGACGGAAGTTTCAGCATCGGCAAACTGTTTCCCGACTTCCGGTTTCCTGGAGGTGAATCCAGTACGTATGTACCCATGCCGCTTTTTCTGTCCACGAAAGGGTACGGCTTTCAAATGGACACAACATATAGGGTGGAATTTGAGTTCTCTCACgtatatattgctgaaatccaAATAGAATCCAACATTTTTGCAGCAACTCTGTTTGGAGGTCATAACGTTAGGGACTCATTCAACAGAATCATCGAGACGAATGGGCGCTCACTTATACCGCCAAAATGGGCGTTCGGACCGTGGAACCAGCTAGACGATGAGGTGGCGGgagttaatatttcacaacGCACACAGGACATGCTCTTTAAATATGATATTCCTTTTTCAATGAACGTTAATACCATGCATTTTCTCCCAGGAGGGGTAAACGAGAGCCAGTACCCCCAAATCCTGGCTCGGAACGAGAAACTGCTAGACATGGGGGTCCCATCGACAGCATACTTTAACCCAATGGTTGAAACCTCCTATGGTAACACCTACATGGAGGGTGCAGCCAAAGGATACTTCACCAAGAATGAAACTGGAGATCCTTACCAGTTCCTGTATATAGCCGCCCATATATTCCGGGTCTCGCAGGTCGACTTCACCAACCCCGCCGCCATCACGTGGTACCAGGGTCTTCTCCAGCAAGGAATGGACCTCCAGTTTAAGGGATGGATGTACGACTATGGCGAATACACGCCGTCTAACTCTATCAACAGTCTCAACCAGTCGGGTTTGGAGTCACACAACCAGTACCCTCTGCTCTACCAGAAAGCCTGTTTTGACCACCTAACAGCAAACAACACCCCCGGGTCCCCATACGCTCCTGATTATGTTTACTACGTCAGATCCGGTTACACTGGGTCCCAGAAGTACACATGGGCTCACTGGACTGGGGACCCGTCTTCTGACTGGTCTCGAGGCAGCGGAATGATTGCACAGATGAAGGGAAGTCTTAACATTGGTATTTCCGGTATGCCGTTCTCGGGTTCCGATATTGGCGGGTTTGAGTGGTATACAACCCGTGCTCCGAGTCTGGAGCTGTGGGTTCGGTGGACGCAGCTTGGAGCCTTCAGTGGACTGATGCACGAGCAAGGAGGCGGAACGGGCATAGGGGCCAAGACACACATATTCGACACTCCTGTGGGAACACAACTGTGGAGAAAGTTTGCTAAACTCAGAACGCAGCTGTTTCCATACATCTACACACAAGCCCATATCGCTCACGAAACGGGTCTTCCGCTGATGAGGGCACACATTTTGGAGTTTTATGACGATCCAGAGGCTTTACTACCGGAGGACCAGTACATGTTTGGAGACAGTATCCTAGTCGCCCCAATACTCGATGAAAACTTGACAGGTAGGGCTGTGTACTTGCCCAAAGGAGAAACGTGGATTGATATCAGCAGCAACATGACGTATGACGAATCTGATGGGAGATTCCGCATCGGACAGTCGGAACCACTCGAGGGAGGAAAGTTCGTAACAATGAGCGCTCCATTAGACACTATTCCTCTGCTAGTTCGGGCAGGGACAATCATTCCAGCGTTCGATCCCCGTGTCCAAGTTCTCAGGACAGCACCACACCCAAATGTTACCGGATATGACGAAATAAAGACTCTCTACTTGTGGGTGTGGCCAACGTCGACCGACACATCGTCAGGACATGACTGGCAGGGCAACACCTTCAGCACGTCGCCGATGTCGTTGTCAGCAGGGAAGGGCATCGATGTAGCTCTGAACGTGACGTCGCCTAATTATGACACTGTTATTTGCCAGATTGCCATCAATGGGGGGCGGTCAGTGAATACGGTGACAGTTGCTGGAGGAGGGCCATCACTTACGGAAGTGTCCACGTGGCAGGCGTTGGTCGACGATGCAACCGCTGTTGGTGTTTGGACTTTTGATGCCCAAAGACATATTCTGTGGATTAAAGATACCACCAAACCTGTTCTAATTAACGCTCTGTATACGGAATAG